In the genome of Microscilla marina ATCC 23134, the window ACAGAACTGATGCGTTTTGTGAACATTGAATAAGAAGCCTTCGAGGTCTTTGCCTTCAAAAAAACCATCTTCATCGTTAAAAACTTCGTTGGGAGCATTGGTTGTAATAGAAAGCATGTATTTTTTGCCTGGCATCAAGCCATTGCTAAAACCATATTTTGGTTGCTCACCTGCCTGACTCGACTCGTTACCCATTCCAAAAAACACCCCGTATGCGTATACTACATCGATGTATTTTTTAAGAGCCGCTGGCATTCCAAACCAATAAACAGGAAATTGAAAAACAATAATATCTGCCCGTTTAAACTTTTCTTGTTCTTCTGCAATATCGTACCCATCTTCAATGATGGTTTTTGTGATATTAAACTGCTTGCTTAAGATGTCTTCATGTACCTTAAACAATGTCTGATTGTATTGCCCTTTGGCAAATTCGTAAAACTCGTGTCCGTTGATTAATAAAATATTTTTCATCTGCTTTTTTTTTAATGCAAATGTAGCAGTAATCAATGTATTTAAGAAA includes:
- a CDS encoding NAD(P)H-dependent oxidoreductase, producing MKNILLINGHEFYEFAKGQYNQTLFKVHEDILSKQFNITKTIIEDGYDIAEEQEKFKRADIIVFQFPVYWFGMPAALKKYIDVVYAYGVFFGMGNESSQAGEQPKYGFSNGLMPGKKYMLSITTNAPNEVFNDEDGFFEGKDLEGFLFNVHKTHQFCGMTPLKSFAADNVIKNPQPEAHSKDLEVHLKSTIVTPFAKPRQAAKL